A genomic stretch from Deltaproteobacteria bacterium includes:
- the der gene encoding ribosome biogenesis GTPase Der, giving the protein MLPLVALVGRPNVGKSTLFNRIVGRRLAIVEDVPGVTRDRQYAEAQQGNRRFRVVDTGGFTLRTDEQLVRAVREQAEAAMREADAIVLVVDAVEGLAAPDRELAQLLRRGGKPVFLAANKVDSNRREESLDLGELHGMGFDVFPLSAEHGRGVGDLLDAVVQKLPEAAGEDARETEKTIRLAVLGRPNVGKSTLLNRLLGEERFVASASPGTTRDAVDEELVWKGRRYVLTDTAGLRKKRHVVDKVEVFSAQRALRAVEHADVVVVLTDATQLGVDQDARIAAQAEERGRAVILAVNKWDLVQDKEGEARRLRDEAQRHLQHVGFAPLLFVSALQGTRVQHILEIAAELHDEAATRIPTPRLNEWVQAMQDEHPAPLFRGFPVRFSYAWQIGTQPVTIAIQCNRPQAVDDSYRRFLVNRLREEFKLRVPVRLIFRQKSRATPRGSRRAGR; this is encoded by the coding sequence GTGCTCCCGCTCGTCGCTCTCGTCGGCCGCCCGAACGTGGGAAAGTCAACCTTGTTCAACCGCATCGTTGGCAGGCGTCTGGCCATCGTCGAGGACGTGCCCGGCGTCACGCGCGATCGGCAATACGCCGAGGCCCAGCAAGGCAACCGGCGCTTCCGCGTCGTGGATACGGGCGGGTTCACGCTGAGGACCGACGAGCAGCTGGTTCGCGCCGTGCGCGAACAGGCGGAAGCCGCGATGCGCGAGGCCGACGCCATCGTCCTCGTCGTCGACGCCGTCGAGGGGCTCGCCGCGCCCGACCGCGAGCTGGCACAGCTCCTGCGCCGGGGTGGCAAGCCGGTATTCCTCGCCGCCAACAAAGTCGATTCCAACCGGCGGGAGGAGTCGCTCGACCTGGGCGAGCTCCATGGGATGGGCTTCGACGTCTTTCCGCTGAGCGCCGAGCACGGGCGCGGTGTGGGCGACCTGCTCGACGCCGTGGTGCAGAAGCTACCGGAAGCGGCGGGCGAGGATGCCCGGGAAACGGAGAAGACCATCCGTCTGGCGGTCCTGGGCCGGCCGAACGTCGGCAAGAGCACGCTCTTGAACCGGCTCCTCGGCGAGGAGCGCTTCGTGGCGTCCGCCTCGCCAGGGACGACGCGGGATGCCGTGGATGAGGAGCTGGTCTGGAAGGGCCGGCGGTACGTGCTCACCGACACCGCGGGACTGCGCAAGAAGCGGCACGTGGTCGACAAGGTGGAAGTGTTCTCGGCGCAGCGGGCGTTGCGCGCGGTGGAGCACGCCGACGTGGTGGTCGTGCTCACGGACGCGACGCAGCTCGGGGTCGATCAGGACGCTCGCATCGCCGCACAGGCCGAGGAGCGCGGGCGCGCGGTCATCCTGGCCGTCAACAAGTGGGACCTGGTGCAGGACAAGGAAGGCGAAGCGCGCCGCCTGCGCGACGAGGCGCAACGTCACCTGCAGCACGTCGGCTTCGCGCCCCTGCTCTTCGTGAGCGCGCTGCAGGGGACCCGCGTCCAGCACATTCTCGAGATTGCCGCCGAGCTGCACGACGAGGCTGCCACACGGATCCCCACCCCGCGGCTCAACGAATGGGTGCAGGCCATGCAGGACGAGCACCCGGCGCCGCTCTTTCGCGGGTTCCCCGTACGCTTCAGCTATGCGTGGCAGATCGGCACGCAGCCGGTAACCATCGCTATCCAGTGCAACCGGCCGCAGGCGGTCGACGACTCCTACCGCCGGTTCCTGGTCAACCGCTTGCGCGAGGAATTCAAGCTGCGTGTTCCCGTCCGCCTGATCTTCCGGCAGAAGAGTCGCGCGACGCCCCGCGGGTCCCGGAGAGCGGGGCGGTGA
- a CDS encoding GTPase Era: MRAGFVAIVGRPNVGKSTLLNRLIGQKLAIISPKPQTTRGRILGVITRPDAQVALLDTPGLHTAKGGLNARMVQRALQSLADADLALFLIEAGPPAVDAAARKALDQVKAAGKPTLLVINKIDAVPRAQLLPLIDRWKDLHAWTDVYPLSALRGDNVDGFVDALIAHLPEGPAMFPAEQWTDMQERDLCAELVREQLLRHTGQEVPYSTAVLIDLFDESERETGARGLVRIAATILVERDSQKAIVIGKGGSRLKEIGTGARREMERLLGAKVFLQLHVRVEPGWTRTAKGLRRAGYED; this comes from the coding sequence ATGCGGGCAGGCTTCGTCGCAATCGTCGGCCGCCCCAATGTCGGCAAGAGCACGCTGCTCAACCGCCTGATCGGCCAGAAACTCGCCATCATCAGCCCCAAGCCGCAGACCACCCGCGGCCGTATTCTCGGGGTGATCACGCGGCCGGATGCCCAGGTCGCGCTGCTAGACACGCCTGGCCTCCACACCGCCAAGGGTGGCCTGAATGCCCGCATGGTCCAGCGGGCACTGCAGTCGCTCGCCGACGCGGATCTCGCTCTCTTCCTCATCGAGGCAGGGCCGCCGGCCGTCGACGCCGCGGCCCGCAAGGCGCTCGATCAGGTGAAAGCGGCCGGGAAACCGACGCTGCTGGTGATCAACAAGATCGATGCGGTGCCACGGGCGCAGCTTCTTCCGTTGATCGATCGCTGGAAGGACCTGCACGCCTGGACCGACGTGTACCCGCTGTCGGCGCTCAGGGGTGACAACGTCGACGGCTTCGTCGATGCGCTGATTGCGCACCTGCCGGAGGGACCGGCGATGTTTCCCGCGGAGCAGTGGACGGACATGCAAGAGCGCGATCTCTGCGCCGAGCTGGTCCGCGAGCAGCTCCTGCGCCACACCGGGCAGGAGGTTCCCTACAGCACGGCGGTCCTGATCGACCTGTTCGACGAATCCGAGCGCGAGACCGGCGCCCGCGGGCTCGTCCGCATCGCCGCCACCATTCTCGTGGAGCGCGACAGCCAGAAGGCGATCGTGATCGGCAAGGGAGGCTCGCGGCTGAAGGAGATTGGAACGGGTGCCCGGCGCGAGATGGAGCGGCTGCTCGGCGCCAAGGTGTTCCTCCAGCTCCACGTCCGCGTGGAGCCGGGGTGGACGCGAACTGCGAAGGGGCTTCGCAGGGCCGGTTACGAAGACTGA
- the egtD gene encoding L-histidine N(alpha)-methyltransferase, with protein MQRRSPARRVRRGLLPGARSPRTATLVSLDAESAALRELREALSRAPREIPSKYFYDDAGSALFEQITRLPEYFPTATERALLEARAAALVESAGGRKLTDVVELGSGAASKTVALLDAALAAGGRPKYVAVDISAHALQRTKEILAAARPEIPVEHVLADYTQALQLPPKPAGGRRLVLFLGGTIGNDEDEAAVKFLSRVREHMEQDDLLLLGANLITDPAALHLAYNDPQGITAAFNRNVLRNVNSFVRSNFDAEKFAHYAPYVVEKQRIEMWLVAREAMDVDLGRLGSTLRLARGEGIRTEISRRFTREQVLRMIDSAGFTPERWIESPDARFGLALGVARTSLRGI; from the coding sequence ATGCAACGGAGATCGCCGGCGCGTCGCGTGCGGCGCGGCCTCCTGCCTGGAGCGCGCTCGCCCCGGACCGCCACGCTGGTCAGCCTCGACGCGGAGAGCGCTGCGCTGCGCGAGTTGCGCGAGGCGCTGTCGCGCGCGCCGCGCGAGATTCCCTCCAAGTACTTCTACGACGACGCTGGTAGCGCGCTCTTCGAGCAGATCACGCGGCTGCCCGAGTATTTCCCCACCGCCACCGAGCGTGCGCTGCTGGAGGCGCGCGCGGCTGCGCTCGTCGAATCGGCGGGAGGCCGGAAGCTCACCGACGTGGTGGAGTTGGGCAGCGGCGCCGCCTCCAAGACGGTTGCGCTGCTCGACGCCGCGCTGGCCGCCGGCGGACGTCCGAAGTACGTCGCCGTCGACATCAGCGCGCACGCGCTGCAGCGGACGAAGGAGATCCTCGCCGCGGCGCGGCCGGAGATTCCGGTCGAGCACGTTCTCGCCGATTACACGCAGGCGCTGCAGTTGCCGCCGAAGCCCGCCGGCGGACGGAGGCTGGTGCTCTTCCTCGGCGGGACCATCGGCAACGACGAGGACGAAGCGGCCGTAAAGTTCCTCTCCCGCGTCCGCGAGCACATGGAGCAGGACGATCTGTTGCTGCTCGGCGCCAACCTGATCACCGATCCAGCCGCGCTCCATCTTGCGTACAACGACCCGCAGGGGATCACGGCCGCCTTCAACCGGAACGTCCTGCGCAACGTGAACTCGTTCGTCCGCAGCAATTTCGACGCGGAAAAGTTCGCTCACTATGCCCCGTACGTCGTCGAGAAGCAGCGGATCGAGATGTGGCTGGTGGCGCGCGAGGCGATGGACGTCGATCTCGGGCGGCTGGGCTCGACGCTCCGGCTCGCCCGCGGCGAAGGCATCCGCACCGAGATCTCGCGCCGGTTCACCCGCGAACAAGTGCTCCGGATGATCGACTCGGCCGGGTTCACGCCGGAACGGTGGATCGAGTCGCCCGATGCGCGTTTCGGGCTGGCCCTGGGCGTTGCGCGCACCTCGCTGCGGGGGATTTGA
- a CDS encoding (deoxy)nucleoside triphosphate pyrophosphohydrolase, whose translation MTALRRVLVVAAVIERKGKVLVSLRRPKGERASLWEFPGGKVEPGEGERAALARELREELGVRASIGEEYARVEHIYPDLQVELALYRCALHAGEEPRPLACEEIKWVSRRDLPGLPFCEADIPLLTRLAEEELP comes from the coding sequence ATGACGGCGCTCCGCCGCGTGCTGGTGGTCGCGGCGGTGATCGAGCGCAAGGGCAAGGTGCTCGTGTCGCTGCGCCGTCCCAAGGGCGAGCGTGCATCCCTGTGGGAGTTCCCCGGCGGGAAGGTGGAACCGGGCGAAGGCGAGCGCGCGGCGCTTGCGCGCGAGCTCCGCGAGGAGCTGGGAGTGCGCGCGTCGATCGGTGAGGAGTACGCGCGCGTCGAGCACATCTACCCCGACCTGCAGGTGGAATTGGCTCTCTATCGCTGCGCGTTGCACGCGGGCGAGGAGCCGCGGCCGCTCGCCTGCGAGGAGATCAAATGGGTGTCGCGGCGCGATCTCCCGGGGTTGCCGTTCTGCGAAGCGGACATTCCGCTCCTCACGCGGCTGGCCGAAGAGGAGCTCCCGTGA
- the miaB gene encoding tRNA (N6-isopentenyl adenosine(37)-C2)-methylthiotransferase MiaB produces MTYPRSPVARSYFIHTFGCQMNESDSQRMGEALARAGWRPVGTPDGADLVLVNTCAIREKAEDKLYSALGRYRLLKAQRGTRIGVAGCVAQQEKKRLLSRAPFVDFVLGPDHLEKVPELVDTGGVETDFVDTEHYLFPQADPETSRGKTTAFVTAMKGCDNVCSFCVVPYTRGREVSRSYAEIVGEVASLVAVGVREITLIGQNVNSYAGGCTFAGLIRRVAAVPGLLRIRFTTSHPMDLSDDLVRCFAEVPQLMPHFHLPVQHGADSVLERMRRRYTIAEYERRIAALPAHVALTSDIICGFPGETDDEHRQNVEFLRRTGYDNLFSFIYSPRPHTGAILKLREWGEVPRGVAIRRLEEVQALQMERTLRRHRARVGAIVEVLVEEPGFGRSRENWTVHFNGEAGTGDLVNVRVESASLVALRGVQIDVIDRALRVELPARRRLAVVSA; encoded by the coding sequence ATGACATATCCCCGCTCTCCCGTGGCGCGCAGCTACTTCATTCACACGTTCGGCTGCCAGATGAACGAGTCCGATTCGCAGCGCATGGGCGAAGCCCTGGCGCGGGCGGGCTGGCGGCCGGTCGGAACGCCCGACGGCGCGGATCTCGTGTTGGTGAATACTTGCGCGATCCGGGAAAAGGCCGAGGACAAGCTCTACTCCGCGCTCGGGCGCTATCGGCTCCTGAAGGCGCAGCGCGGCACGCGCATCGGCGTGGCCGGTTGCGTCGCGCAACAGGAGAAGAAAAGGCTCCTCTCTCGGGCGCCGTTCGTGGATTTCGTCCTTGGTCCGGATCATCTGGAAAAGGTCCCGGAGCTGGTCGACACGGGCGGCGTGGAGACCGATTTCGTCGATACGGAGCATTACCTGTTTCCGCAGGCCGATCCGGAGACCAGCCGGGGAAAGACCACCGCCTTCGTCACCGCGATGAAAGGCTGCGACAACGTTTGCTCGTTCTGCGTGGTTCCCTACACGCGCGGACGAGAAGTGTCGCGGTCCTACGCGGAGATCGTAGGTGAGGTGGCCTCCCTGGTCGCCGTCGGCGTCCGCGAGATCACGCTGATCGGCCAGAACGTGAACTCGTACGCCGGCGGATGCACCTTCGCGGGTCTCATCCGGCGTGTCGCGGCCGTCCCCGGCTTGCTGCGGATCCGGTTCACCACCTCGCATCCGATGGACCTGTCGGACGATCTCGTCCGCTGCTTCGCCGAGGTGCCGCAACTGATGCCGCACTTCCATCTGCCGGTGCAGCACGGCGCCGACAGCGTGCTCGAGCGCATGCGGCGCCGGTACACCATCGCCGAATACGAGCGGCGTATCGCGGCGCTCCCGGCGCACGTCGCGCTCACCAGCGACATCATCTGCGGGTTCCCCGGCGAAACCGACGACGAGCACCGGCAAAACGTCGAGTTTTTGCGAAGGACCGGGTACGACAATCTCTTCTCGTTCATCTACAGTCCGCGGCCGCATACCGGGGCCATCCTCAAGCTCCGCGAGTGGGGGGAGGTCCCGCGCGGCGTCGCCATCCGCCGCCTCGAGGAGGTGCAGGCGCTGCAGATGGAACGCACGCTCCGCCGGCATCGCGCACGCGTCGGCGCAATCGTGGAGGTCCTCGTCGAAGAACCGGGCTTCGGTCGCTCGCGGGAGAATTGGACCGTGCACTTCAACGGCGAGGCGGGAACCGGGGACCTGGTGAACGTCCGCGTCGAGAGCGCGAGCCTGGTGGCGCTTCGCGGCGTCCAGATCGACGTCATCGACCGCGCGCTTCGCGTCGAGCTTCCCGCGAGACGGCGCCTGGCGGTGGTGTCTGCGTAG
- a CDS encoding zinc-binding dehydrogenase, which translates to MRAVRCERQGPPEEMKLIELPDPKPANGEAVVRLHFCGLNHRDVWIRQGLYARIQLPSVLGSDGAGVVESVGADVDSKLVGKRAVIIPCERWGPDPAVQSKDFLILGMPRQGTMAEKIAVPASMIVDLPESISFEDAAALPVAGITAYRSLVTRGGLKRGEHVWVTGIGGGVATLAMLFAKALGAQVSVTSGSDEKLAKARELGAIAAANYKAKGWEKDLVAQAGRPPSLVIDGAGGDGLNSLIGAIAPAGRIVMYGATRMSPSKLDMAKIFFKQIDLRGTTMGTDDEFRAMVKLVAEHRIKPVIDRIFPLSQAVEANRLLEESAQMGKILLDCRS; encoded by the coding sequence ATGCGCGCTGTTCGCTGCGAGCGGCAGGGGCCGCCGGAAGAGATGAAGCTGATCGAGCTCCCGGATCCGAAGCCCGCGAATGGCGAGGCCGTGGTGCGGCTCCACTTCTGTGGGCTCAATCACCGGGACGTCTGGATCCGGCAGGGCCTGTATGCCCGCATCCAGCTGCCCTCCGTGCTCGGATCCGACGGCGCTGGAGTGGTGGAGTCGGTAGGCGCGGACGTCGATTCAAAGCTGGTGGGGAAGCGCGCGGTGATCATCCCCTGCGAGAGGTGGGGGCCCGACCCGGCGGTCCAGAGCAAGGACTTCCTCATCCTGGGGATGCCGCGGCAGGGGACGATGGCGGAGAAGATCGCCGTTCCTGCCTCGATGATCGTCGACCTCCCGGAGAGCATCTCCTTCGAGGACGCCGCCGCCCTCCCCGTCGCGGGAATCACGGCGTATCGCTCACTCGTTACGCGCGGCGGCCTCAAGCGCGGTGAGCACGTGTGGGTCACCGGAATCGGCGGCGGCGTCGCCACGCTCGCGATGCTGTTTGCCAAGGCGCTCGGCGCACAAGTCTCGGTGACGTCGGGAAGCGACGAGAAGCTGGCGAAGGCCCGCGAGCTCGGCGCGATCGCCGCCGCGAACTACAAGGCCAAGGGCTGGGAAAAGGATCTCGTTGCGCAGGCGGGTCGTCCGCCGTCGCTGGTCATCGATGGAGCGGGCGGAGATGGCCTGAACAGCCTGATCGGCGCCATCGCACCTGCGGGACGAATCGTCATGTACGGCGCGACCCGGATGTCGCCGAGCAAGCTCGACATGGCGAAGATCTTCTTCAAGCAGATCGACCTGCGCGGCACGACCATGGGGACCGACGACGAGTTCCGCGCGATGGTCAAGCTCGTCGCGGAGCATCGGATCAAGCCGGTGATCGACCGGATCTTTCCCCTCTCGCAAGCGGTGGAAGCGAACCGGCTGCTCGAGGAATCGGCGCAGATGGGGAAGATCCTGCTCGATTGCCGCAGCTAG
- a CDS encoding TerC family protein: protein MGSPLLWATFLVGVLVVLAVDLRISSRDQSSTFKEAVWWSVFWIVLSVGFGFFVWFKYGGEQGLEYFAGYLLEKSLSVDNLFVFVLLFRSFAIPPRHQHRVLFWGVLGAIVLRGTLILAGVALVRTFHWVIAVFGAILVYTAWKILFHKDEEDAQPADSAVVRWVAKKFPMTKNLEGSHFFVRRGKTTCATPLLLALVAAETTDLVFALDSIPAVFAVTDDPFLVFSSNICALLGLRALYFVVRGALTRLRYLKPGLAAILIFVGLKMLLYKWVDLPTGTSLMIIAGILAVALLASWLRRPPADEQG from the coding sequence ATCGGCAGCCCGCTGTTGTGGGCGACCTTCCTGGTCGGCGTCCTCGTCGTTCTCGCCGTGGACCTGAGAATCTCCTCGCGCGACCAGTCCTCGACGTTCAAGGAAGCCGTCTGGTGGAGCGTGTTCTGGATCGTGCTCTCGGTCGGCTTCGGTTTCTTCGTCTGGTTCAAATACGGCGGGGAGCAGGGGCTCGAGTACTTCGCCGGGTACCTGCTGGAGAAGTCGCTCTCCGTCGACAACCTGTTCGTTTTCGTCCTTCTCTTCCGCAGCTTCGCCATTCCGCCGCGGCACCAGCACCGCGTCCTCTTCTGGGGTGTCCTCGGCGCCATCGTGCTGCGCGGCACCCTCATCCTCGCCGGCGTCGCGCTGGTGCGCACCTTCCACTGGGTGATCGCGGTCTTCGGGGCCATCCTCGTCTACACGGCATGGAAGATCCTCTTCCACAAGGACGAGGAAGACGCGCAGCCCGCCGACAGCGCCGTCGTCCGCTGGGTGGCGAAGAAGTTCCCGATGACGAAGAACCTCGAGGGTTCCCATTTCTTTGTCCGTCGCGGCAAGACCACCTGCGCGACGCCGCTCCTGCTTGCGCTCGTCGCCGCCGAGACTACGGACCTCGTTTTTGCTCTCGACTCCATCCCCGCCGTCTTTGCCGTCACCGACGACCCGTTCCTGGTCTTTTCCAGCAACATCTGCGCGCTGCTCGGTCTGCGGGCCCTCTACTTCGTCGTACGGGGGGCGCTGACGCGGCTGCGCTACCTCAAGCCTGGGCTCGCGGCGATCCTCATCTTCGTCGGCCTGAAGATGCTGCTCTACAAGTGGGTCGACCTTCCGACCGGGACATCCCTCATGATCATCGCGGGGATCCTCGCCGTTGCGCTGCTGGCCTCCTGGCTGCGTCGCCCGCCGGCGGACGAGCAAGGCTGA
- the egtB gene encoding ergothioneine biosynthesis protein EgtB: protein MRARATARDPLIAELESARRFLQQAVDPVAEGRWMRQPSPAYSPIGWHLGHVASVQARWLLPGERHEYGRLFDPAAIAKAARGKLPKPSELRCLLDDVLERVCAGLRAGRVPGVLGLPESFLVQHVAQHELQHAEHVQVIAALFEKRLHRMPPPLHVRSAGRLEFAGGRVVVGYADAARAYDNERPPHEVELEPWWIDRVPVTAGEYAPFVAAGGYREAAHWNPQGWEWRTKHNVRAPLGFREQHTDAPVTCVSWYEADAYARWRGARLPTEHELEAARIEAAGVWEWTSSWFLPYPEFRSYPYEGYSVPWFGTHRVLRGGSWATSPELLRPTLRNWYEPGVREIPSGFRCAGGM, encoded by the coding sequence GTGAGAGCGCGCGCCACTGCCCGCGATCCGCTGATCGCCGAGCTGGAATCCGCGCGCCGCTTCCTGCAACAGGCCGTCGATCCCGTTGCGGAAGGGCGCTGGATGCGGCAGCCGAGTCCAGCTTACAGCCCCATCGGCTGGCATCTGGGCCACGTCGCATCGGTGCAGGCGCGCTGGCTCCTTCCGGGAGAGCGTCACGAGTATGGGCGGCTCTTCGATCCCGCCGCGATCGCGAAGGCGGCGCGCGGGAAGCTCCCGAAGCCGTCCGAGCTGCGCTGTCTCCTCGACGACGTGCTGGAGCGCGTCTGCGCAGGACTGCGGGCTGGGCGCGTTCCTGGCGTGCTCGGGCTGCCGGAGAGCTTCCTCGTCCAGCACGTCGCGCAACACGAGCTGCAGCACGCGGAGCACGTCCAGGTGATCGCGGCCCTCTTCGAAAAGAGGCTGCACCGGATGCCGCCGCCGCTGCACGTCCGGTCCGCGGGGCGACTCGAATTCGCCGGGGGGCGCGTGGTGGTCGGCTACGCGGACGCGGCGCGCGCCTACGACAACGAGCGGCCGCCGCACGAGGTCGAGCTGGAACCATGGTGGATCGATCGGGTACCCGTCACCGCGGGCGAATATGCGCCGTTCGTGGCGGCCGGCGGCTATCGCGAGGCAGCGCATTGGAACCCGCAAGGCTGGGAATGGCGCACGAAGCACAACGTGCGGGCGCCACTCGGGTTTCGGGAGCAGCACACGGACGCTCCGGTGACCTGCGTCTCCTGGTACGAGGCGGACGCCTACGCGCGCTGGCGGGGAGCACGGCTGCCGACGGAACATGAGCTCGAGGCAGCGCGGATCGAGGCCGCGGGCGTCTGGGAATGGACCTCGAGCTGGTTCTTGCCGTACCCGGAATTCCGTTCGTACCCCTATGAAGGGTACTCGGTGCCGTGGTTCGGCACCCATCGCGTTCTTCGGGGCGGGTCCTGGGCAACGTCCCCGGAGCTTTTGCGTCCAACCCTCCGGAACTGGTACGAACCAGGCGTCCGCGAGATACCCAGCGGATTCCGCTGCGCGGGGGGGATGTGA
- the egtC gene encoding ergothioneine biosynthesis protein EgtC yields the protein MCRMAGYVGRPLRVGEIVSAPPHSLLVQSYRPREMQSGTVNADGYGAALWLDDANPEPALYRTAAPIWADPNQRWMNERLVVRSLIGAVRSATPGIGFELANVQPFARGRIAFAHNGFITGFSRGVQRAIREGLGTEAYESIEGSSDSEHIFALVLDAAQPLPEAVRTAIGRLDAICAGLDRTAVATVLLGDGEQLVGVRWARGLKPASLYWAPFQQGVCLASEPLDGGRWKEIPADHLAIARAGHDLHLEALR from the coding sequence ATGTGTCGCATGGCGGGCTACGTGGGGCGGCCGCTCCGGGTGGGGGAGATTGTCTCCGCGCCGCCGCACTCCCTGCTCGTCCAGAGCTACCGGCCACGCGAGATGCAGAGCGGAACGGTCAACGCCGACGGTTACGGCGCCGCGCTCTGGCTCGATGACGCCAATCCGGAGCCTGCGCTGTACCGCACCGCTGCGCCGATCTGGGCCGACCCGAACCAGAGGTGGATGAACGAGCGCCTGGTGGTTCGCTCGCTCATCGGCGCCGTGCGCTCGGCCACGCCGGGGATCGGGTTCGAGCTCGCCAACGTGCAGCCGTTCGCGCGCGGCAGGATCGCATTCGCCCACAACGGATTCATCACTGGGTTCAGCCGCGGTGTGCAGCGCGCGATTCGCGAAGGGCTGGGGACCGAGGCTTACGAATCGATCGAGGGTAGCAGCGACTCGGAGCACATCTTTGCGCTCGTCCTCGACGCGGCGCAACCGCTGCCCGAGGCAGTGCGCACAGCCATCGGCCGCCTCGATGCCATCTGCGCCGGACTCGATCGCACGGCGGTCGCGACGGTGCTTCTCGGTGACGGAGAGCAGCTCGTGGGTGTCCGTTGGGCGCGCGGGCTGAAGCCCGCGAGCCTCTACTGGGCGCCGTTCCAGCAAGGAGTCTGCCTGGCCTCCGAGCCGCTCGACGGCGGGCGCTGGAAGGAGATCCCCGCGGACCATCTGGCCATCGCGCGGGCAGGACATGACCTGCATCTCGAGGCTTTGCGGTGA
- a CDS encoding peptidylprolyl isomerase, protein MRLRTALFLAVALASCKDNAAPASTPTPLQPKAAPRELQAKDVISMANIPQGPGDLYAVFQTSRGNIVVKLFEKEAPKTVANFVGLATGKQEWVDPRNGQKSKAKLYDGTVFHRVIPQFMIQGGDPLGTGTGGPGYRFEDEFQSGKKFDRPGLLAMANSGSNTNGSQFFITEVPTPHLNNRHTIFGEVVKGQDLVPQIARAGNAQTKLDHIEIVRSEKVP, encoded by the coding sequence ATGCGCCTACGCACTGCGCTCTTCCTCGCCGTCGCCCTGGCATCGTGCAAGGACAACGCCGCGCCGGCATCCACACCCACTCCCCTGCAGCCCAAGGCGGCTCCGCGTGAGCTCCAAGCAAAGGACGTGATCTCGATGGCGAACATTCCCCAGGGTCCCGGCGACCTCTACGCCGTGTTCCAGACCAGCCGCGGCAACATCGTCGTCAAGCTGTTCGAGAAGGAGGCGCCCAAGACGGTGGCGAACTTCGTCGGTCTGGCAACCGGCAAGCAGGAGTGGGTGGATCCGCGCAACGGTCAGAAGAGCAAGGCGAAGCTTTATGACGGAACCGTCTTCCACCGGGTGATCCCGCAGTTCATGATCCAGGGCGGAGATCCGCTGGGGACGGGAACCGGTGGCCCCGGTTACCGCTTCGAGGACGAGTTCCAGAGCGGGAAGAAGTTCGATCGCCCTGGACTGCTCGCCATGGCCAATTCGGGGTCGAATACCAACGGGTCGCAGTTCTTCATCACCGAGGTGCCGACGCCGCACCTGAACAACCGGCACACCATCTTCGGCGAGGTGGTGAAAGGGCAGGATCTGGTGCCGCAGATCGCACGCGCCGGCAACGCGCAGACGAAGCTGGACCACATCGAGATCGTCCGCAGCGAGAAGGTGCCCTAG